In Sciurus carolinensis chromosome 16, mSciCar1.2, whole genome shotgun sequence, the genomic window GGTCCCCCAAATCAAAGTTTTCTGGAATCTGTGGGTAAATTAGAAGAGCTcaagagaagcagggagaagCACCGCCAGGACACCTCCACCTCCCAGGCCTTTCTGAGTCCTTGAACACTTCCATCCTGACAGGGCTCCAGAAAACTCACCCTTAAAGCCATGTACCCGACCACCACTATAATCCCAAACCACTGAACTCCCGTGGAGGGAGATGGGCGATATGCAGTGTATATGACCACAGTCACTCATCCATGAAATATCCATGGTGGGTTTGCTTTGCTTCACCCCAGAGGTGACCACCAGGGGCTCCTAGGAGGGAGCCTGGGCTCTCACCCTCTGAACCCTCACCTGggtcacccacctcctccaatgcACTAGGATCTTCCTTGTCACCTGCCTGGCCTACCACCCCTGTGGGCTCCTCTGCCCTTCTCCTCCCACTTCATTCAGATCACTTGCTGTCATCCTCACCATTGGAGGCACGAGGAGAGCCTCCTGACTTGGCCTTCAGACCCCTGGATGTTGAGGCTGGTGACCGGAAGTGCTGTGGGCCTCGAGGGGCCTTCTGGGCTGACACATCCCTCCTCAAGCCTGACCCCTTCTTGGCAATCATCGGCTTCTTCTTTGCATCTTCGGAATCAACCAGCACGTAAGAGACGGGGCCCAAGCtcaccttcttcttcttcctcatagGGGCAGGGCTCTTTCCTGAGGCCCAGCCCATGGCCTTCTTCTTTGGGGGCCTTTCCTGACCACCATCTTGGTCTGACTCAGTGGAGCCTCCAGGGCTCTCTGCTTCCCCCGGGGCCTCCTGAGGTGGATCTCGGGGAACCTTCCAGGCACTTTTTGCCAAAGGCTTCTTCAGAGCtgattcctcctgcttcacaCAGGGCTTTTTGTTGCTCTTGATAGACTCAGCGATCTCCATGCTTTCCGCTTCCCCAGCCTCTCGATTCTCCAAGAAGGCAGAGCTACTGGGACGGTTGCCTTTGGGCTTTTTCCAGAGTACTGGTTCCtgcttgggattttttttctgcttctttctcctgGAGCGAGTCTTAGCTCCAGCCCTGCGAACTAAAGGTTTGGGAGGGTCACCCTGGTCTTCCATGTCATTCCAATGGTGGGGATTCTCCATCTTCAAGGCAGAACCCACTTCTGCAGCCAACCCTGGCTCCTTCTTGACCTTCTTCACAGCTGCTGAAGCCCAGGctgctgcctcctctgcctcagcGGACTCCTGAGCCCTAGCTTCCTCCCGACTACGGATCTCTGCATCCATGTAAAAGATGACTTGCACCACGGCCCCCAGAAGCACCCCCAAAGTTTCTGCCCAGTTCTCCGAGGGTTGGTTCTGGGATGGCGAGGGGTGGTTAAGCTGCAGCAGGCGGACCACATCCTCCCATGTGCGCCCCTCGGCATCCAGGAATTCATTCAGGTTTTTCAAAAACTCAGCATCCTGGGTGGGATCCCTACAGGCCACTCTCCAGGCACCGCCTCTTCCTGGGAACTCCCGGGGTATGGCGCTCAGATTCACACCCTCGCTAACCTCAACAAGCGCAGCTTTCACGTTCTCCTCCCTCAAGAAAATCTTGTTAAGCACGCGGTAGGGGCCCAGGGGCGAGAGGACCCCATTCAAGGTCTCCTCGATTTCTGCTTGGCCACAGTCCTCTGGGATGCCCGTGACCAACAGGGACCTGTGGATGTCCACTTCCATCCCCCGACACCAATCCTCCAGAAGGTTCATCGCCATGGCCTCCGACATCTGGCCGTCAAACCCCACGCAAAGGGTCTACGAAGTGGATGTGAGCTGCAGGGGTCCCCAGATAGGAATCCTGCAAGGTCACAAGAGGATGAGGTCAGATTCCCTGGAAGTTGGCCAGGCTCCCGGATCTCGGGGGCCCGGCCGCGGCTGGCCCGCAGGAGGCCTCGCGCTTTCCCAggaccctcctccccagcccgGGCCCCGAGTGCTCACACGAGTCCCGGGATCTGGCGCAACGGCCCCCGGGGCTGGTGCTCGGCCGGCCGGCAGGGATGGACCTGCAGCCCCGCCTCCGGCCGTCCAGGCCGGCCAAGGAGAGGCCACGGGGTGCAGCCACTCCTCGGGAGCAGGCTCGACCGCCCTGGCGCCGCGGCTCGGGCCAGACCGGGCCGGGAAGCCTCTGTCCGCCCCCGCTCCGCGCCGGCGAGTCACGCGAAGCGGGGCCTCGATCCCAGCAACTGCGCCGACCGAGCCGGCGTCGCAGCGCGCGCCTGCGCACTTGCTCCCGCGACGCGGCGCCGGGTCTCGGGGCCCCAGCAGCTCCGGCGGTCTCCATGGCAACCGGGGGTTGGTTGCTAAGAAGCAGCGTGGCCTGCGGCGGGCTCTGCGGTAGGGTCTAGCGAGCGCGAGCAAGGAGTGCGACAGTTCAGGAGTTCACCCAGCCGGGGGTCCCGCTCGTCCCGCCGCTCGCCCCTCCGGGCCCGCGCTTTCCCCCCTTGATGCGGGCCTCGGGATGGGGTGGGGGCGCTGACGTCCATCGCTGCGCCGTCCAGCTCCTACCCTCCGCCAGCCTCTCCTGGGAAACACCAGAAATCAGAGGGCAAAAGCAAAGAGCAGCCTTCAGGTCTTCTGTCCCCGCACCTAGTTCCTCTCATAACAGCCACAGCTCCTTTGGGGCAGCATTCTATCCCTACAGTTCCTGGGTTCTGGAAACTTccagaa contains:
- the Pnma8a gene encoding paraneoplastic antigen-like protein 8A gives rise to the protein MSEAMAMNLLEDWCRGMEVDIHRSLLVTGIPEDCGQAEIEETLNGVLSPLGPYRVLNKIFLREENVKAALVEVSEGVNLSAIPREFPGRGGAWRVACRDPTQDAEFLKNLNEFLDAEGRTWEDVVRLLQLNHPSPSQNQPSENWAETLGVLLGAVVQVIFYMDAEIRSREEARAQESAEAEEAAAWASAAVKKVKKEPGLAAEVGSALKMENPHHWNDMEDQGDPPKPLVRRAGAKTRSRRKKQKKNPKQEPVLWKKPKGNRPSSSAFLENREAGEAESMEIAESIKSNKKPCVKQEESALKKPLAKSAWKVPRDPPQEAPGEAESPGGSTESDQDGGQERPPKKKAMGWASGKSPAPMRKKKKVSLGPVSYVLVDSEDAKKKPMIAKKGSGLRRDVSAQKAPRGPQHFRSPASTSRGLKAKSGGSPRASNDSRKL